One segment of Salvelinus alpinus chromosome 1, SLU_Salpinus.1, whole genome shotgun sequence DNA contains the following:
- the LOC139537165 gene encoding hypermethylated in cancer 2 protein-like: MEQQNHSKQLLLQLNQQRAKGYLCDVIIVVENALFRAHKNVLAASSVYFKSLVPHDNLINLDTEMVSPSIFRQVLDFIYTGRLSSSDSVSDHSISSLLIAASYLQLTELAALCRRKLKHNGQTPSSSNKMTPSSSTSPTSNGHTPGPLCLSSTPLHNHQHHNNHSGSKKGSQRNQRPGQEGRLREDLSEKVFISGSRCASLSPSGEGRSNGLGLDLSKRSPSESTATEEVSPSSLLQSSSPHSSSLSPTPTPPTTSSAKPEPPKTSTDLQPRAPRKRPRGDKVTPELEDGEVDGEENGLDQSEGSGHSGRGGGGGRKGRRNGNTNYIYRQPQPGFEPGVGDNLYVCIPCGKGFPSSEQLNAHVDTHTHDQLYLKDEEEEEEEEEECGGYLKDKDPDTCPDDSASKEVKPDAEEPGHLCTVCSKSCKDATSLRQHEKSHWLNRPFPCNICGKLFTQRGTMTRHMRSHLGLKPFACEECGMRFTRQYRLAEHMRVHSGEKPYECQLCGGKFTQQRNLLSHMRMHTSPS; the protein is encoded by the exons ATGGAACAGCAGAATCATTCAAAGCAGCTGCTTCTGCAGCTGAACCAGCAGCGAGCCAAAGGATACCTGTGTGATGTCATCATCGTGGTGGAGAACGCGCTGTTCCGCGCCCACAAGAACGTCCTGGCGGCTAGCAGCGTCTACTTCAAGTCGCTGGTCCCCCACGACAACCTCATCAACCTGGACACAGAGATGGTCAGCCCCTCTATTTTCAGACAG GTGTTGGACTTCATCTATACAGGTCGTCTGTCCAGTTCTGACTCCGTCAGTGACCACAGTATCTCGTCTCTCCTGATCGCCGCCTCCTACCTCCAGCTGACTGAACTGGCTGCTCTCTGTCGCAGGAAGCTCAAACACAACGGTCAGACCCCCTCCAGCTCCAACAAGATGAccccctcctcttccacctccccAACCTCAAATGGACACACCCCTGGccccctctgcctctcctccacccccctccacaaccaccagCACCATAACAACCACTCAGGGTCCAAGAAGGGGAGCCAGAGGAACCAGAGACCGGGCCAGGAGGGAAGGCTGAGAGAGGATCTGTCCGAGAAGGTGTTTATTTCGGGCTCACGCTGTGCCTCCCTCAGCCCCTCTGGAGAAGGTAGGAGTAATGGGCTGGGACTGGACCTGTCCAAAAGGAGTCCGTCAGAGAGCACTGCCACAGAGGAGGTGTCCCCCAGCAGTCTGCTCCAGAGCTCTtccccccactcctcctctctctcccccactcccacTCCTCCCACAACGTCTAGTGCCAAGCCAGAGCCTCCAAAGACCTCCACAGACCTCCAGCCCAGAGCCCCTCGCAAGAGGCCCCGAGGTGATAAAGTGACCCCAGAGCTGGAGGACGGAgaggtggatggagaggagaacgGTCTAGATCAGAGTGAGGGGAGCGGGCacagtggaagaggaggaggaggaggaagaaaaggGAGGAGAAACGGAAACACCAACTACATCTACCGTCAGCCCCAGCCAGGGTTTGAGCCAGGTGTAGGGGACAACCTGTACGTCTGCATCCCCTGTGGGAAAGGCTTCCCCAGCTCAGAACAGCTCAATGCCCATGtcgacacacacacccacgaCCAACTCTACCTgaaagacgaggaggaggaggaggaagaggaagaggaatgtGGTGGATACTTGAAGGACAAAGATCCGGACACATGCCCAGATGACTCTGCATCAAAGGAGGTGAAGCCTGACGCTGAAGAACCTGGGCATCTCTGCACAGTCTGCAGTAAGAGCTGCAAGGACGCGACATCACTACGGCAACACGAGAAGAGCCATTGGCTGAACCGGCCATTCCCCTGTAACATCTGTGGCAAGCTGTTCACTCAGCGAGGCACCATGACGCGCCACATGAGGAGTCACCTGGGCCTCAAGCCCTTTGCCTGCGAGGAGTGCGGCATGCGCTTCACACGACAGTACCGCCTCGCCGAGCACATGCGGGTCCATTCGGGGGAGAAGCCGTACGAGTGCCAGCTGTGTGGCGGGAAGTTCACCCAGCAACGCAACCTCCTTAGTCATATGAGGATGCACACCTCGCCCTCATAG